AACCTTTACCCCCTAAAACTCCAGTTTAACGTTAATTGTATTATATTTTATATATAAATCCATTTATTACATCCATCTATATATACTGTGATTTAGGAAACCCCTCTCTATACTTACCTCTAGTTTGCAATCCACCTATACCTGCAAGTCCTGTTATAGTATTTTCTATAACATCCTCTATAGCTACAACAGTTTCTATATTTGTATAGGCTATCTTCTCTGAAACTAAAACAGGATCTAAACAATGGATTAGAACACGATTGGGAGCACTAGCGAAATTAGCACCAGCATCTAAAATTGCCTCATAACACGATTGACATGCACCTGCAAAAATAACTAAATCATCATAATTACTATTATAAGATCTAAGGGCAATAACCGTCTCTACAAAATATTTTGAATTTCTATAATTATCTAAATTCATATAATCGGTAATTCCCTTAACCATGCCATCATGCCCCGTAATCACTACTATATCAGGCTTAACTTCTTTAACAAGATTTACTATCTCATTTGCTTGATCTTTTTCAGATATTACTCTACCTACAGCATCCAAAGATAACTGTTTATAAGTCTTTAGACAAACTTCTAAGTATTCAGAGTCACCATCCACATGCAATATTTTTCCTGGCCTTCCGAAAGCCATATTTTTATTTTTGTAGTCTTTGTATTTTTCTTTTTTTGATTGTAATTCTTTAATTTTTCCTTT
This window of the Clostridium estertheticum genome carries:
- the yabG gene encoding sporulation peptidase YabG, with product MKIGDIVVRKSYGGDITFKIMDVVIRDNKDVFLLKGINLRIEADSTSDDLQLVSEDVIYEIDRVFNKKVNESIKKILINRVKGTRGDKSETIDFKGKIKELQSKKEKYKDYKNKNMAFGRPGKILHVDGDSEYLEVCLKTYKQLSLDAVGRVISEKDQANEIVNLVKEVKPDIVVITGHDGMVKGITDYMNLDNYRNSKYFVETVIALRSYNSNYDDLVIFAGACQSCYEAILDAGANFASAPNRVLIHCLDPVLVSEKIAYTNIETVVAIEDVIENTITGLAGIGGLQTRGKYREGFPKSQYI